A section of the Humulus lupulus chromosome 2, drHumLupu1.1, whole genome shotgun sequence genome encodes:
- the LOC133814735 gene encoding protein ALP1-like codes for MQAEIQNNLKYFPWFKDCVGAIDGTHVSAVAPALKQLAYRGRKVDVTQNVMATCSFNMMFTYVYAGWEGTTNDSRVLLDAIRKDDNFPMPPPGKYYVIDSGYPNMSGFLAPYRGECYHLRRFRGRGNHPRGAMELFNYRHSSLRNVIERCFGLLKVRFPILKSMPPYFLGKQRRIPIACCAIHNLIKMHSINDRMFEQYPVDATLVEDIEGTESQSNTIIENQQE; via the exons ATGCAAGCAGAAATTCAAAATAATCTGAAGTATTTCCCATGGTTTAAG GATTGTGTTGGAGCAATTGATGGTACTCATGTAAGTGCAGTTGCACCAGCTCTAAAACAACTTGCATATAGAGGAAGAAAAGTAGATGTAACACAAAATGTAATGGCTACATGCTCCTTTAATATGATGTTTACTTATGTCTATGCTGGATGGGAAGGAACAACCAATGACTCTCGAGTGCTTCTTGATGCAATTAGAAAAGATGATAACTTTCCTATGCCACCACCAG GTAAATACTATGTTATTGATTCTGGCTATCCAAATATGTCTGGATTTCTAGCACCATATCGTGGTGAATGTTATCACTTGCGTCGCTTTAGAGGAAGAGGGAACCATCCTAGAGGTGCGATGGAGTTATTCAATTATAGGCACTCATCATTGCGTAATGTGATTGAACGTTGTTTTGGACTTCTAAAAGTCAGGTTTCCAATTTTGAAGTCAATGCCTCCATACTTTCTTGGAAAGCAACGTCGAATACCAATAGCATGTTGTGCTATCCACAACTTGATCAAAATGCATTCTATTAATGATAGAATGTTTGAACAATATCCAGTTGATGCCACACTTGTTGAAGATATTGAAGGAACTGAAAGCCAATCTAATACAATAATAGAAAACCAACAAGAATGA